GGCTGTCGACCTGCGACGAGTTCCTCCTCAGCGCCGAGGGCGGAGCTGGCTTCTTCACGGCAGCACGTGCGGAAACGGGCGCGCCGTTGGCTCCTGACCGCACAGATCGTGTCCTGTTGACGCCGGTGGCGGTGCCGTTCGTTGTTGGCGTGGATGAGCGCGCAGGCGTGCGGTTTGCCGCAGCAGGCGAGGACGGTGAGACTCTCGAGGGGGTGCTGCGTGCAGGGGTGCCCGTGGCCGGGGGTTTGTTTGCTGTCGCTGTCGACATGTTGTGTAGATTGTGTATGGTTGTCAAGGGTAGTGTTGTCGCAAGTCACACCAATGCGGCCCAAAAAGAAGATCAACCGACTCGTGAATCTGCCAACGGCGGTCCACGGGCAATCGTCGCGGCTGTGGTGCTTGGCTTGCTGCGTTGGCCCTCGTACAAGACGTGGAACACTTGCTTTTTCCTCAGTCGCTACTCGTCGTGGTATAGCTGAGCAAGAGTGACGTTGAGTGAGGTGAGTGCGTCGACGAGCGGCGACTGTGTGTTTACAGAAGACCAAATAACCCCGTATCAGTCTAACAGGGTAATGGCAATCACATGGGGCAGCTTAATTTCACGCAAGCAGCGCCAGTCCACCGCCATTAGAGTTCCCTGCGTGCATGCGCCAAGCCCCTTGGACATGCCGCTGCCCTCCCTGTCAAAACCATGCATCCCCCTGTCCACTCACAACGGTCCAAGTGACAGCGCAGCACCCACGGAACGCCCTAGCAGGGCTGTTTGAGCTGTGGAAATTGCTCTGGGTCGTGCGCCGGGAAAAGTGGCTGCTCAACAGCCGCGATGAggatgacgatgacgatgaggatgaggatgaggaggGTACCCGTGGCATTGGCTAGCTGGCCAAGTCACGTTTTCGGCGTATCGACCACGCTGTTCTGGATCCTCACGTGCTCTACTAGCCAGCTGGCTAACCCCTGAAACACCCACGAGAGAAAGGCTCAACTGCTCGGCTCGGCTTGAGCCCTGATGATGTTCTTCTATACCTATCCAATGCAACACTCTGTACAAACACATCATACAGCAGTACTGTATCCGCCGCCGTACCCTCTTCTTGTCTGATACCTCAAGTATGCCTTCCTCCCCTCGTCAGCCCAGAAAACACAGCTCGCGACAGCGATGAGATGTGCGAGATCCAACAACCCCAGCGCTTCCGTCTGGAAGACGTGTTGCAGCGGCGGGAAGTAGATCACAAGGAGCTGTCCAACCAACGACCCAGACACGGCGTAATTGAACATTTTGTTGTCAAACACACCGATCTCGCCAGTAAGTACCGACTTTGTCGACGAACGGCAAGTGAGGGCATTGAACATGTCGAAGAGCACGAAGCAGGTGAATGTCATGGTGGTGTCGCGAGCTGTCACTTCGTTGTCGACACTCATTTCGCGGTAGTACGTGGTCAGAGTGCCGAGCATAATGATAGAGGCGGACTGCAGGACGCGTTGGATGAGTTTGCGGGTGAGTACGCGCGCATGTCGAGGTCGCGGCGGTAGAGCCATGACGGCTGGGTCGACTGGCTCGACGCCGAGCGACTGCGCAGGAGGGCCGTCCATGAGAATGTCTGGTCGCTGTTAGTTGTCGAGTCCTGGAGAAATAGCGACGGAAGACTCACTGATCCAAAGAATTTGCATGGCGTTGAGTGGGTTTTGAAAGCCGAGGAAGGTACTCAGCAACACCAGACTCAACGCCGCCGCACTGGTACTCAGCTGGAACGTCAGGAAGTTTTGGATGTTGTAGAAGATGCCCTTGCCTTCCTCCATAGCATTCAGAATTGTGGCGAAGTTGTCGTCTGTAAGGATCATATCAGCCGCCTCCTTGGCGACATCTGTACCAAGCTTGCCCATGGAGATGCCGATATCAGCCTTCTTCAGAGCAGGTGCATCGTTGACGCCGTCACCGGTCATCGCAACGACATCGCCCCGTGCTTGAAGCGCACGGATGATCTTCATCTTGTGTTCTGGACTTGTGCGCGCAAAGATGGAGGTCGTGGCAATGGCTCGGGAAAGCTCCTCATCACTCATCTGGTCCAATTCATCACCGCGGATGACAGAGCGTCCGAGGGCCGAGTTGGCGTTAATTGGCATGCCTAGGCTCTTGCCGATGGCCACTGCTGTGGTTTCAGCGTCACCTGTGATCATAATCACCTTGACTTTGCCAGCCATCAGACGTCGAATAGCCTTCTCCACGCCCTTTCGCGGCGGATCGCTCATGCCAACCAGGCCAGCGAAAACCAAGCCGCGGTAGTGTTCGTCGTCACCCATGGCAGAGGCCGAAGAAGCCGCTGGTGTCAATGTGCCGCTGCTCGCCTTCTTACGCGCAGGCCCGCTTGCAAAGCCCAGTACTCGCAACCCTTCCTGTGCCATTGCGTCTGCAGCTCTTAGGACCTCTTGCCTTCGTGACTGATCGAGGTTTGCCTCTTTCCCTTGAGCGTTGACATAGGCGTCGCATCGATCAAGTACTCTTTCAATTGCACCCTTGATGTACGACACGTCCAAACTTGAATTCAGATCTGCACCAGATTTGCCGCTGATGACGACCCCCATCCACTTTCTCTCGGAGCTGAATGGGGTTTCGAACTTGCGCGTGCCGAGTCTTTCCCTAACATCGTCTTCTGAGAAGGCGTCGAGGAGGTCTAAAAGTGCAACGTCTGTAGGCTGGCCCACCCACCGACTTCTTGCCAACGAATTGTCGTCGCCCATGGTTGACGACAGCACTGCAGCCGTTGATGCAGACGCGGCTTCGTCGCTCAACAGGCGCGCGTTGTTGACAATGTTACCGATGCGCAGGATGTTCCGGGTGGGAGAATCGAGGTTGTCCGTATCATGCTTCTTCTTGACGTCTATCGGGGCCAACTCATCAAAGTGCCATAACTTGGTGACCGTCATGTGGTTGGTTGTGAGCGTGCCGGTCTTGTCAGTGCAGACGACGTTGACTGATGCCAATGTCTCGACACTAGGGAGGCGTCGTACAATCGCATCGCGTTTCGACATCCTCAACACACCCAGGGCAAGCGTGACCGTGACGATGATTGGCAGCCCTTCTGGAATCGCAGCGACTGCGAGTGATACGCCGATTTGGAAGACTTCCAGGAATTTCCAGCCTCTCCAGAGTCCTACAAGGCCGATGAAAGCGATTACGACAAACGACATGTAACTGAGATCCTTTCCCAGCTGATCCATGGACAACTGTAAAGGTGTTCGTGGGCTCTCAATCTCCTGTAGGGATGCCGAAATGGCGCCGAATTCGGTGTTGCCGCCTGTGCCAATGACGATGCCCTGGCCATAGCCTGATCGAACCAAAGTGCCCATGAACGCGATGTTCTTCTGGTCATTGAGACGAATATCGGCGCCAACCGTTCCAGCACCCTCGGAGGCGTAGAAAGGCGACGGTGCGCGTTGTGTCCCCGACGGAGGGGTGATTGTATCTGGGGTCTTGCCGACTGGCTCGTTCTCTCCCGTCAGGTTCGACTCGTCGATGGAGAGATCTGCAGCGTGGGTGATTCGAATATCAGCCGGTATGCGGTCGCCAGTGTGGAAGAGGACCAAGTCACCCGGTACCAGCAATGTCGCGGAGATGGTGGTCGACTTTCGCTTGGCAGCCGCCAGCGCCGCTGTCGTATCCTTCAGGTGGTCCAGTTCGATCTCTTCTGTAGCCGTACCGGTCGCGCGCGAGTGCTCCTGGCCTGCCCGAACGATGTGTGCAGAGTGCGGCACCAACGAGTTCAGCGCCTCCAAAGACTTCTCAGACCGGTATTCCTGTACAAAGCCCACGGTGACAACGATTGTGACTGCTGCTGTGATACTGATGGCATCCTCGAGGTTGCCCAGCATCAAAGACACGGCGGCGGACCCCAGTAACAACAAGATCAGAGTCTCCTTGAACTGCTTCACGAACCGAAGCCATAGCGGCTCGGGCTCTTCGTGGGGAAGCTCGTTGCGTCCGTGAGCATGTATGCGCGCCGAGGCATCGGACGAGGCTAGACCGTGGGTTTCTGACGTCTGTAGTCTTTGCGCGGTTTCCTGACGTGACAGAATCGAGTACGAGGCTGTTATCGATTGCTTGGGCTGATGTCGTTAGCTACTGCTTCTCGAAGCGTTGCGAGCATAGGTACCGAAGGGGTTCCGCTCCTCTTGTGCTCCGCTGGCGGTTGCAGGCGTGGAGAGCCAGGGCGCGAAGATGTGGACCCCCCATTGGAAGCATGGAACGTGGGCAGTGACGGTGTCGAGACTCTGGACATGATGGCATGTCAGAGACACTTTGTGCGCGGCCGTCGAACGTGGCCCACGGTGTGTTGGCGCGGGGAGGAATGGATGGTAGTCTGTGGCCGACTATCGCATTGGTGCTGCTAAGAAAACAAATGCAATCAACAGGCAGGGGGTATCACAGGAAAGGAGCGGGCAAGTGTGCTGGAAGTGGTGTTGTTCTTGGTCTGAAGGGCCACTTGGTTGGATGTAGACGTCGATGCTCAAAACGTCAAAGCACCGGCACTCACCAGCAGGGGTCGTCCAGCGGCGATCCGGCGGTCTCGACGGTCTCGACGCGAGTTCACGGGTTTCACACTGCCAAGCGGTTTGACCAGCGGCTTCGCAGGTCAGCGAACACGGTGAGAGCTGCTTGCAGCTTGCAGCTTGCAGTTTGCAGACTGTCTGGCAAGCCCTCTCACGGACATGCGATTCTCTGCCGCATCCAGAAGGAGCACAGGATCGTAGGCTTGGCAGGCACTGGACATGGCATGCCGTGTCCACTGTCCAGTGATGGCGCGCTTTCGCTGTGCATCTGTGATGTCATGCGCCGAGGCTGCCTGAGAGCCATGGCAGCAGAATCACAATCTGCAGTGGCTCGACGTGCTTGGTAGCCTGACGTGCTCGGTAGCCTGACGTGCTCGGTAGCCTGACGTGCTCGGTAGCCTGACGTGCTCGGTAGCCTGACGTGCTCGGTAGCCTGCAGCGTCCACGATGCCGTGTCGAGTGCAGCGTGGGATGCGTGGATGAGGTCCAAGTCAAGGGCAGAATCCATCTTGATTGGCAAGGGGAACAGTGAATGGCTGCCATCGAAGCTCGAGAGTGCATTTACAGAGTTCTTCACGTTCTTCGAATTCTTCAAGTTCTCAAGTTCTCAAGTTCTCAAGTTCTCAAGTTCTCAAGTTCTCAAGTTCTCAAGTTCTCAAGTTCTCAAGTTCTTCAGATTCTTCAAGTTCTTCAAGTTCGAGTTGGTTGCGGTGCAGAAACGTCGTAACGAAACGTGACGTGACATAAGCGGCGATCGTGCCTTCAGCCAGCCTCCAACCAGCCTCGCAGCAGACACCCGGACCCGGACCACCCACCCCTACGCGCGCATTCACACCACCATCCAAACTCGACTTTTTGCGACCTTCACTGCCATTGCTACCCTTGCGCCCGCCCTTGGCCGCTAGAATCGCATCCGTCGGCGCGCGCATACCGTTTGCGCACCCACCTGCCGCCGACGCGCCGACGTAAACAACAAGGCCTCCGACGCGTCCGCTCCCCCACCCCCGCGCAACCACAGTGCCCCCCTGCCACCACCATGTTTCTTCCCGAGGACCTCCTCTTCAAGTCGGGCCAGCTTGCCCGCGTCTGGCTCGCCGCCAACCAGCACAAGAAGCTCACCAAGGCCCAAGTCTTGCAGGACAAGATCGATGAAGACATCCAGGTCATCATCCGGCCCGAGGGCGCTGCTGGTGGCCCGCTGGCATTGCGCTTGAACGGCCAGCTGCTGCTCGGTGTCGTGCGCATCTACCACAGGAAGGCGCACTACCTGCACGACGACTGCAACGACGCGTTGTGGAAGATCAAGATGGTTGGTGAGCCGGTTCTTGTCTGCGCCAATGACTAACGCGCTGCAGGCTTTCCGCCCGGGAAACATCGACCTGCCCGCGCAGACACACGTCGCTAACCCTACAAGTCTGACACTGCCCGACATGATCACGGATCTTGACCTGCTCGCGCCCATGCCCGACCCAGCCTTGCTCCTGTCGCAGACGCTCGACGGAGACCTTGCCTTTGGAAACACCACCCTGTCAGATTGGGACGCCAGCCAGTTTCTGTCTCACAGTGTCGAGCAACCACGCCAGCCCGAGATGGAACTGGACGACGAGGACCAGCTCA
The window above is part of the Ascochyta rabiei chromosome 1, complete sequence genome. Proteins encoded here:
- a CDS encoding P-type Ca(2+) transporter; translation: MSRVSTPSLPTFHASNGGSTSSRPGSPRLQPPAEHKRSGTPSPKQSITASYSILSRQETAQRLQTSETHGLASSDASARIHAHGRNELPHEEPEPLWLRFVKQFKETLILLLLGSAAVSLMLGNLEDAISITAAVTIVVTVGFVQEYRSEKSLEALNSLVPHSAHIVRAGQEHSRATGTATEEIELDHLKDTTAALAAAKRKSTTISATLLVPGDLVLFHTGDRIPADIRITHAADLSIDESNLTGENEPVGKTPDTITPPSGTQRAPSPFYASEGAGTVGADIRLNDQKNIAFMGTLVRSGYGQGIVIGTGGNTEFGAISASLQEIESPRTPLQLSMDQLGKDLSYMSFVVIAFIGLVGLWRGWKFLEVFQIGVSLAVAAIPEGLPIIVTVTLALGVLRMSKRDAIVRRLPSVETLASVNVVCTDKTGTLTTNHMTVTKLWHFDELAPIDVKKKHDTDNLDSPTRNILRIGNIVNNARLLSDEAASASTAAVLSSTMGDDNSLARSRWVGQPTDVALLDLLDAFSEDDVRERLGTRKFETPFSSERKWMGVVISGKSGADLNSSLDVSYIKGAIERVLDRCDAYVNAQGKEANLDQSRRQEVLRAADAMAQEGLRVLGFASGPARKKASSGTLTPAASSASAMGDDEHYRGLVFAGLVGMSDPPRKGVEKAIRRLMAGKVKVIMITGDAETTAVAIGKSLGMPINANSALGRSVIRGDELDQMSDEELSRAIATTSIFARTSPEHKMKIIRALQARGDVVAMTGDGVNDAPALKKADIGISMGKLGTDVAKEAADMILTDDNFATILNAMEEGKGIFYNIQNFLTFQLSTSAAALSLVLLSTFLGFQNPLNAMQILWINILMDGPPAQSLGVEPVDPAVMALPPRPRHARVLTRKLIQRVLQSASIIMLGTLTTYYREMSVDNEVTARDTTMTFTCFVLFDMFNALTCRSSTKSVLTGEIGVFDNKMFNYAVSGSLVGQLLVIYFPPLQHVFQTEALGLLDLAHLIAVASCVFWADEGRKAYLRYQTRRGYGGGYSTAV